A stretch of Cicer arietinum cultivar CDC Frontier isolate Library 1 chromosome 5, Cicar.CDCFrontier_v2.0, whole genome shotgun sequence DNA encodes these proteins:
- the LOC101495631 gene encoding probable pectinesterase/pectinesterase inhibitor 41, with the protein MAFKHKIIAYLLFMLLFISLANSVPLKTICGFTVDPIYCKTVFVNQNGNIYDFGRISIRKSVSQSRKFINSINSYLQSSSSLSQSTVRALEDCRFLADLSFEYLSNTYTTTNQSSNVLPISQAEDFETFLSAVLTNQQTCLDGLNTISSDQRVKNDLSSSLSDDIKLHSVTLALFKKGWVPEKKIRTSWPQNGRHLNFKNGRLPLKMSNRARAIYDSAKHHGRRLLQTTTDEDSVVVSDVVVVSQDGSGNFTTINDAIAAAPNNTVASDGYFFIFITEGVYQEYVSIDKKKKYLMLVGEGINRTIITGNHNVNDGFTTFNSATFAVVGQGFVAVNITFRNTAGPGKHQAVALRSGADMSTFYSCSFEGYQDTLYTHSLRQFYRECDIYGTVDFIFGNAAVVLQNCNIYPRLPLTGQFNTITAQGRTDPNQNTGTSIQNATIKAADDLAPKVGTVQTYLGRPWKEYSRTIFMQSFMDSFINPAGWHDWNGSFALSTLYYAEYNNRGSGSSTVNRVTWPGYHVINATDASNFTVSNFLSGDDWIPPTGVPYLSGLI; encoded by the exons ATGGCTTTCAAGCACAAAATCATTGCTTATCTTCTTTTCATGttgttatttatatcattaGCAAATAGTGTTCCACTAAAAACCATTTGCGGATTTACCGTAGATCCTATTTATTGTAAAACTGTATTTGTTAATCAAAATGGAAATATCTATGACTTTGGTCGTATTTCTATTCGAAAATCTGTATCTCAATCTCGTAAGTTCATTAACTCAATAAACTCATATCTTCAAAGTAGTTCATCTTTGTCTCAGTCCACAGTTCGTGCTCTCGAAGATTGTCGATTTCTTGCTGACTTAAGTTTTGAATATTTATCAAACACTTATACCACAACAAATCAATCTAGTAATGTTCTTCCAATTTCTCAAGCTGAAGATTTTGAAACTTTCCTAAGTGCTGTTTTGACTAACCAACAAACATGTTTGGACGGTCTAAACACTATAAGTTCTGATCAAAGAGTGAAGAATGATTTATCATCATCTCTCTCTGATGATATAAAGCTTCATAGTGTAACTCTAGCCTTGTTCAAAAAAGGTTGGGTTCCCgagaaaaaaataagaacatCATGGCCACAAAATGGTAGacatttgaatttcaaaaatgGACGTTTACCATTGAAAATGTCAAATAGAGCACGTGCTATTTATGATTCAGCTAAACACCATGGGAGGAGACTACTTCAAACTACCACTGATGAAGATAGTGTTGTGGTGAGTGATGTTGTGGTTGTTAGTCAAGATGGAAGTGGAAACTTTACAACTATCAATGATGCAATAGCTGCTGCACCGAATAACACCGTTGCCAGTGATGGATACTTCTTCATTTTTATCACTGAAggtgtgtatcaagaatatgtATCTatagacaaaaagaaaaaatacttgATGCTTGTGGGAGAAGGAATCAATCGAACAATTATCACAGGAAATCACAACGTTAACGATGGTTTCACAACATTCAACTCAGCCACATTTG CCGTGGTTGGTCAAGGTTTTGTGGCAGTGAACATAACATTTCGCAATACAGCCGGACCAGGAAAACACCAAGCAGTTGCACTGAGAAGTGGAGCAGATATGTCGACTTTCTATAGTTGTAGCTTTGAAGGGTATCAAGACACATTGTATACACATTCTTTAAGACAATTTTATAGAGAATGTGATATTTATGGAACAGTTGACTTCATATTTGGAAATGCAGCAGTTGTTTTGCAAAATTGTAACATTTATCCCCGCCTTCCTCTCACCGGACAATTCAACACCATCACAGCTCAAGGTCGAACTGACCCAAATCAAAACACTGGAACTTCTATACAGAATGCAACTATTAAAGCAGCTGACGATTTGGCTCCTAAAGTTGGAACTGTTCAAACATACCTTGGGAGACCATGGAAGGAATACTCAAGAACAATTTTCATGCAATCTTTCATGGATAGTTTCATAAATCCTGCTGGTTGGCATGATTGGAATGGTTCTTTTGCGTTGAGCACTTTGTACTATGCAGAATATAATAACAGAGGATCAGGTTCAAGCACTGTGAATCGAGTGACGTGGCCTGGTTATCATGTTATTAATGCAACTGATGCATCCAATTTCACTGTGTCTAACTTCTTGAGTGGGGATGATTGGATTCCTCCAACTGGTGTCCCATATTTGAGTGGATTGATTTAG
- the LOC101495084 gene encoding putative pentatricopeptide repeat-containing protein At5g65820 gives MHRFSHFLKNHTIFHLPLKNPFPIIHKKQNFFSTTTFQVISSQPSLHSPPTPNPNFKTTTITKNDQFGLIHLQSNANHFNDQNSDDEFTSDVEKVYRILRKYHSRVPKLELALKESGVVVSSGLTERVLNRCGNSGNLAYRFFSWASKQSGYRHSEEVYKAMIKVLSKMRQFGAVWALIDEMRLENPQLISPHVFVILMRRFASARMVHKAIEVLDEMPKYGCEPDEYVFGCLLDALCKNGSIKEAASLFEDMRYRFPPTVKHFTSLLYGWCKEGKLVEAKHVLVQMKDAGIEPDIVVFNNLLGGYAQGGKMADAYDLLKEMKRKGCEPNAASYTILIQSLCKHEKLEEAMRIFVEMQRNDCQMDVITYTTLISGFCKWGKIKRGYELLDQMIQEGHSPNQLTYLHIMLAHEKKEELEECMELVNEMKKIGCVPNLNIYNTVIRLACKFGEVKQGVRLWNEMEASGLSPGTDTFVVMINGFLEQDCLIEACEYFKEMVGRGLFAAPQYGTLKELMNSLLRAEKLEMAKDTWNCITASKSCEMNVAAWTIWIHALFSKGHVKEACSFCIDMMDNDLMPQPDTFAKLIRGLKKLYNREFAAEITEKVRKMAADRHITFKMYKRRGERDLKEKEKEKKDGRKRRARQRRWGEGRQKAL, from the coding sequence ATGCACAGATTTTCACATTTCTTAAAAAATCACACTATTTTCCACCTTCCATTGAAAAACCCATTTCCAATTATCCACAAAAAGCAAAATTTCTTCTCTACCACTACCTTCCAGGTAATTTCTTCTCAACCCTCTTTACACTCACCACCAACACCAAACCCTAATTTCAAAACCACCACTATCACAAAAAATGACCAATTTGGCCTCATTCACCTTCAATCTAATGCAAACCATTTCAACGATCAAAACAGTGACGACGAATTTACTTCCGATGTAGAAAAAGTTTATAGAATATTACGAAAATACCATTCTAGGGTTCCCAAATTAGAACTCGCTTTGAAAGAATCTGGTGTTGTTGTTAGTTCTGGATTAACCGAACGTGTATTGAATCGTTGTGGTAATTCTGGAAATTTAGCTTATAGGTTTTTTTCTTGGGCTTCTAAGCAATCTGGTTATAGGCATAGTGAGGAAGTTTATAAAGCTATGATTAAGGTTTTGAGTAAAATGCGACAATTCGGCGCTGTTTGGGCGTTAATCGATGAAATGAGGTTGGAAAATCCTCAATTGATTTCGCCGcatgtttttgttattttgatgaGGAGGTTCGCTTCAGCTAGAATGGTTCATAAGGCTATTGAGGTTTTGGATGAAATGCCTAAGTATGGTTGTGAGCCTGATGAATATGTTTTTGGGTGTCTTTTGGATGCATTGTGTAAGAATGGTAGTATTAAGGAAGCGGCTTCGCTTTTCGAGGATATGAGGTATAGGTTTCCGCCGACGGTTAAGCATTTTACTTCGTTGTTGTATGGTTGGTGTAAGGAAGGGAAGCTTGTGGAGGCTAAGCATGTGTTGGTGCAAATGAAGGATGCGGGTATTGAGCCGGATATTGTGGTTTTTAACAATTTGCTTGGTGGGTATGCTCAAGGTGGGAAAATGGCGGATGCTTATGATCTTTTGAAAGAGATGAAAAGGAAGGGATGCGAACCGAACGCAGCCTCGTACACTATTTTGATTCAGTCGTTATGCAAACACGAAAAATTGGAGGAGGCGATGCGGATATTTGTTGAGATGCAAAGAAATGATTGTCAGATGGATGTCATAACATATACGACGTTGATAAGTGGGTTTTGCAAGTGGGGAAAAATAAAAAGGGGTTATGAGCTTTTAGATCAGATGATACAAGAAGGACATTCTCCGAATCAGCTGACTTATTTGCATATCATGTTGGCCCATGAAAAGAAGGAAGAATTGGAAGAGTGTATGGAACTTGTGAATGAGATGAAGAAGATTGGTTGTGTTCCTAATCTTAACATCTATAATACCGTCATTAGGTTGGCTTGCAAGTTCGGAGAGGTCAAGCAAGGTGTTCGGCTTTGGAATGAAATGGAAGCAAGTGGACTCAGTCCGGGTACTGACACCTTTGTCGTCATGATTAACGGGTTTCTCGAACAGGACTGTCTTATTGAAGCTTGTGAGTATTTCAAAGAAATGGTTGGGAGAGGGCTTTTTGCTGCTCCTCAATATGGAACTTTGAAGGAGTTGATGAATTCTCTTTTAAGAGCTGAGAAGCTTGAAATGGCTAAAGATACTTGGAATTGTATCACTGCTTCTAAAAGTTGTGAAATGAATGTGGCTGCATGGACAATTTGGATTCATGCACTGTTTTCAAAAGGGCATGTGAAGGAGGCTTGTTCGTTTTGTATAGACATGATGGATAACGATTTAATGCCACAGCCAGATACTTTTGCAAAGCTTATACGCGGTCTGAAGAAATTGTATAACAGAGAATTTGCAGCTGAAATCACTGAGAAGGTAAGGAAAATGGCTGCTGATAGGCATATCACATTCAAGATGTATAAACGGAGAGGAGAAAGggatttgaaagaaaaagaaaaggagaaAAAAGATGGGAGGAAGAGGAGGGCTAGGCAACGCCGTTGGGGTGAAGGCCGCCAAAAAGCATTATAA